The Methyloferula stellata AR4 genome includes a window with the following:
- a CDS encoding sensor histidine kinase, with translation MTSNSVQDPASTDSLRAQLDSIYASSIDAIVTIDEKDAISGWNAAAERLFGYTAAEVLGKNFSDIDPSPDRVSERHQFLQRLHGGEPIEFQAIRHRKNGEPIEILVRGAPMKAPDGHMIGASFVVRDITSLKQREQHVHFLMRELTHRSKNLLAVIQAMARQSLSHLSSPEEFVTRFSERLSGLAGSHDLLSNVDWEGASLGDLIRSQLRHYEDRFDEKFHLEGPDLFLRPEAAQNIGIALHELSTNAAKYGALSVPEGHVSISWQLKTEKDVPRLQMTWQEKGGPSVNPPGHKGFGHIVMERITGQALGGTSHADFNPEGVAWHLDVPAGSIVLEREKTE, from the coding sequence ATGACGAGCAATTCCGTTCAAGACCCGGCCTCCACAGATTCGCTCCGTGCCCAATTGGACTCGATCTATGCCTCTTCAATCGATGCCATCGTGACCATCGATGAGAAGGACGCTATTTCGGGCTGGAACGCCGCAGCCGAGCGGCTTTTCGGATATACGGCGGCGGAAGTCCTCGGGAAAAACTTTTCCGACATCGATCCTTCGCCCGACAGGGTCTCAGAGCGCCATCAATTCCTGCAACGTCTGCACGGCGGCGAACCGATCGAATTTCAGGCCATCCGGCACCGCAAGAATGGCGAGCCCATCGAAATCCTGGTCCGTGGCGCGCCGATGAAGGCGCCGGACGGCCACATGATCGGCGCATCCTTCGTGGTCCGCGACATTACCTCGCTGAAACAGCGCGAGCAGCACGTGCATTTTCTGATGCGGGAGCTGACGCATCGCTCGAAAAACCTTTTGGCCGTGATCCAGGCCATGGCCCGGCAATCGCTCAGTCATCTGAGTTCGCCCGAGGAATTCGTCACACGGTTCAGCGAACGTCTGAGCGGCCTCGCGGGCTCGCATGACCTTTTATCCAATGTCGATTGGGAAGGGGCTTCGCTCGGCGATCTCATCCGGTCGCAACTGCGCCATTACGAAGACCGGTTCGACGAAAAATTTCATCTCGAAGGACCAGATCTGTTTCTGCGGCCGGAGGCGGCGCAGAATATCGGGATCGCCTTGCACGAACTGTCGACCAATGCGGCCAAATATGGCGCCTTGTCGGTGCCGGAAGGGCACGTCTCCATCTCCTGGCAATTGAAGACGGAAAAGGATGTCCCGAGGCTTCAAATGACCTGGCAGGAGAAAGGCGGGCCTTCCGTCAACCCGCCCGGCCACAAGGGTTTCGGCCATATCGTGATGGAACGCATCACGGGACAGGCGCTGGGCGGCACATCGCACGCGGATTTCAATCCCGAAGGCGTCGCCTGGCACCTCGACGTTCCCGCGGGCTCGATCGTGCTCGAACGCGAAAAGACCGAATAA
- a CDS encoding heavy metal translocating P-type ATPase → MSLETVSAPVALPEAGARLQLPIDGMHCASCVGRIEKAVAAVPGVASVAVNLATERADVRFAGAAEAEPVIAAIRAAGFDVRQESLDLHIEGMHCASCIARTEKELRAVPGVIEANVNLATERAHVTFSAGSVQFGDLARAVEKAGYHAHPVGEPGAPAAHHHHDEDAKKLVRDTVLAALLAAPVFIVEMGGHLVPSFHMWIMQTIGTTPLRVAEFLLTAVVLFGPGRRFFTSGIPALLRGAPEMNALVALGAGAAFAYSTLVTFAPGLFPESTAQVYFEAAAVIVTLILLGRTLEARAKTHTGAAIRHLLNLKPKTARVVRNGETVEIPLEAVVKDDILMVRPGETVPVDGEIVEGSSFIDESMLTGEADPKAKTVGAPVVGGTLNGSGSFSLRATKLGADSVLSQIIRMVEDAQGAKLPIQALADKVAGRFVPAVMGIAALTFLLWYFLGPAPALPYALTSMVAVLIIACPCAMGLATPTSIMVGTGRGAELGILFRQGTALQTLRDVTVIAFDKTGTLTKGHPELTDFISLEGFSRDEVLALVASVEARSEHPIGKAIVTAAEQAGLKLAEVSDFSAEAGFGVTARVAGKKIEVGADRFMTKLGYDIGSVAAQTAPFGLAAKTPLYVAVDGRLAAIVAVSDPLKASAAPAIAALRAEHIETLMITGDNQRTAEAIAAQAGIDRVVAEVLPAGKAKVIEDLRAKGGTIAFAGDGINDAPALAKADVGIAVGSGTDIAIETADVVLMSNDLMSVATAITLSRAVIRNIKQNLFWAFGYNVVLVPVAAGVLYPAYGVLLSPMLAAGAMAFSSIFVLGNALRLRGFTPPRRQEGPQARALPLTAQQSARAT, encoded by the coding sequence TTGTCCCTCGAGACCGTATCCGCGCCCGTGGCGCTGCCGGAAGCTGGTGCCAGGCTTCAATTGCCGATCGACGGCATGCATTGCGCGTCCTGCGTCGGACGGATCGAGAAGGCCGTCGCCGCTGTGCCGGGCGTGGCAAGCGTGGCCGTCAATCTTGCGACAGAGCGCGCCGACGTGCGTTTCGCCGGAGCTGCGGAGGCGGAGCCCGTCATCGCGGCGATCCGCGCCGCGGGGTTTGACGTCCGGCAAGAGAGCTTGGATCTTCATATCGAAGGCATGCATTGCGCGTCTTGCATCGCGCGCACCGAAAAAGAATTGCGCGCCGTGCCGGGCGTGATCGAGGCCAATGTCAATCTCGCGACCGAACGCGCGCATGTGACGTTCAGCGCCGGGTCGGTGCAATTCGGCGATCTCGCACGGGCGGTCGAGAAGGCTGGCTATCATGCGCATCCCGTGGGCGAACCCGGCGCCCCCGCAGCTCATCATCATCACGATGAAGATGCCAAAAAGCTCGTGCGCGACACGGTTCTCGCGGCGCTGCTGGCGGCGCCTGTCTTCATCGTCGAGATGGGCGGCCATCTCGTGCCGTCGTTCCACATGTGGATCATGCAGACGATCGGGACGACGCCGCTGCGCGTGGCGGAATTCCTGCTGACCGCCGTGGTTCTGTTCGGGCCGGGCCGGCGTTTCTTCACGTCGGGCATTCCGGCCTTGCTGCGCGGTGCGCCGGAGATGAATGCGCTCGTCGCCCTCGGTGCCGGCGCGGCCTTCGCCTATTCGACGCTTGTCACTTTCGCGCCGGGTCTTTTTCCCGAGAGTACGGCGCAGGTCTATTTCGAAGCAGCGGCCGTGATCGTCACTTTGATCCTGCTCGGCCGGACTTTGGAGGCGCGCGCCAAGACCCATACCGGCGCAGCGATCCGGCATCTGCTTAACCTGAAGCCGAAAACCGCGCGGGTTGTGCGCAACGGCGAGACGGTCGAAATCCCGCTTGAGGCCGTCGTCAAGGACGACATCCTCATGGTCCGGCCCGGCGAAACCGTGCCCGTCGACGGCGAAATCGTGGAAGGCTCATCCTTCATCGATGAATCGATGCTGACCGGCGAAGCGGACCCCAAGGCCAAAACGGTTGGAGCGCCGGTTGTCGGCGGAACGCTCAACGGCTCCGGCAGCTTCTCCCTGCGCGCGACAAAACTTGGCGCGGACAGCGTCTTGTCGCAGATCATCCGCATGGTCGAAGATGCGCAAGGCGCGAAACTGCCGATCCAAGCCTTGGCCGACAAAGTCGCAGGCCGGTTCGTCCCGGCCGTGATGGGCATCGCGGCTTTGACCTTCCTTCTCTGGTATTTCCTTGGGCCCGCGCCTGCTCTGCCTTATGCGCTGACCAGCATGGTCGCGGTTCTGATCATCGCTTGTCCCTGTGCGATGGGGTTGGCGACGCCGACGTCGATCATGGTCGGCACCGGACGCGGCGCCGAACTCGGCATTTTGTTTCGTCAAGGCACGGCGTTGCAGACATTGCGCGACGTGACCGTGATCGCCTTCGATAAGACAGGCACGCTCACCAAGGGCCACCCGGAACTGACCGATTTCATATCCCTCGAGGGATTTTCGCGCGACGAAGTTCTGGCGCTTGTCGCTTCCGTCGAAGCGCGCTCGGAACATCCGATCGGCAAGGCTATCGTAACGGCGGCCGAGCAGGCGGGGCTCAAGCTCGCTGAGGTCAGCGATTTTTCCGCCGAAGCGGGATTTGGCGTGACGGCGCGCGTCGCCGGCAAAAAGATCGAAGTCGGCGCCGACCGTTTCATGACCAAGCTTGGCTATGATATCGGATCAGTCGCCGCGCAGACCGCGCCTTTCGGGCTTGCAGCGAAGACGCCGCTTTATGTGGCGGTCGACGGCAGACTTGCGGCGATCGTCGCCGTCTCCGATCCTTTGAAAGCCTCTGCCGCGCCGGCCATTGCCGCGCTCCGGGCCGAGCATATCGAAACGCTCATGATCACCGGCGACAATCAGCGCACGGCCGAAGCCATCGCGGCGCAAGCCGGTATCGACCGGGTCGTCGCCGAGGTTTTGCCCGCCGGCAAGGCCAAGGTCATCGAAGATTTGCGCGCCAAGGGCGGCACGATCGCTTTCGCAGGCGACGGCATCAATGACGCGCCGGCGCTCGCCAAGGCCGATGTCGGCATCGCGGTCGGATCAGGAACCGACATCGCCATCGAAACGGCCGACGTGGTCTTGATGTCGAACGATCTGATGAGTGTCGCAACGGCGATTACGCTCAGCCGGGCCGTGATCCGCAACATCAAGCAGAATCTCTTCTGGGCCTTCGGCTATAATGTCGTTCTGGTTCCCGTTGCCGCGGGCGTGCTCTATCCGGCCTATGGCGTGCTTTTGTCGCCGATGCTTGCTGCGGGCGCAATGGCCTTTTCGTCGATCTTCGTGCTTGGCAATGCCTTGCGGCTGCGCGGTTTCACGCCGCCGCGCCGGCAAGAAGGACCGCAGGCGCGTGCGCTCCCGTTGACCGCGCAGCAAAGTGCGCGGGCGACTTAA
- a CDS encoding pyridoxamine 5'-phosphate oxidase family protein: MSKLYSPAHRALQEKFDATRMADLMENGLLHCEFAPEEKAFLESRDMFFLSTVDGAGRPTVSYKGGPIGFVKVTGPSQLIFPCYDGNGMYYSMGNLMAAPRVGLLFIDFETPHRLRVHGTAEIHFEHPLLQDYAEAQFLVSVDADEIWINCPRYIPTYQKRAASKYVPQPGHDTPAPAWKRIDFVQDALPAKDQGKAEANGGLLSADDYFALLAKGEA, translated from the coding sequence ATGAGCAAACTCTATTCACCGGCACATCGCGCGCTGCAGGAGAAATTTGACGCGACGCGCATGGCCGATCTGATGGAGAATGGTCTTCTGCATTGCGAATTCGCACCGGAAGAAAAAGCCTTCCTCGAAAGTCGCGACATGTTTTTCTTATCGACAGTGGACGGTGCTGGACGCCCCACCGTCTCCTATAAGGGCGGCCCCATCGGCTTCGTCAAAGTCACCGGTCCATCGCAGCTCATCTTTCCCTGCTATGACGGCAACGGCATGTATTATTCGATGGGCAACCTCATGGCTGCGCCCAGGGTCGGCCTGCTCTTCATCGATTTCGAGACCCCGCATCGTCTGCGCGTGCATGGAACGGCCGAAATCCATTTCGAACATCCGCTGCTCCAAGATTATGCCGAAGCGCAATTCCTGGTCAGCGTCGACGCGGACGAGATCTGGATCAACTGCCCGCGCTATATTCCGACCTATCAAAAACGCGCGGCATCGAAATATGTGCCGCAGCCCGGCCATGACACGCCCGCGCCCGCATGGAAACGCATCGACTTCGTGCAGGACGCGCTGCCGGCCAAGGATCAAGGCAAGGCGGAAGCGAATGGCGGGCTCCTGAGCGCGGACGATTATTTTGCGCTGCTGGCAAAGGGCGAGGCGTGA
- a CDS encoding cytochrome c oxidase assembly factor Coa1 family protein, which translates to MADSTAHIDAKAVPAEIDRWNWGAFLLNWIWGVGNNTFIALLTFIPFFGILIMPFVLGAKGSAWAWRNGRWDSIEHFKRVQRLWAIWGVVIWIGVIALWGSFFGGILYMLAHSDAYRLGVVRLEANSEAVNLLGPPIRTGIPMGSISILGASGSARLSFSVSGTKAAGKAFLEAVKQNGVWSIKGFKLKIDGRDEVIDLMNETRAEIEDSQRPIAASMGLFANALHASPFASSAK; encoded by the coding sequence ATGGCCGATTCAACCGCTCATATCGACGCTAAAGCCGTTCCCGCGGAAATCGACCGCTGGAACTGGGGCGCGTTCCTGCTCAACTGGATATGGGGCGTAGGAAACAACACTTTCATCGCGCTCCTGACATTCATTCCGTTTTTCGGCATTTTGATCATGCCATTCGTCCTCGGAGCGAAAGGCAGCGCCTGGGCATGGCGCAATGGGCGATGGGACAGCATAGAGCATTTCAAGCGCGTGCAGCGCTTGTGGGCAATCTGGGGCGTCGTCATATGGATTGGCGTGATCGCGCTATGGGGATCTTTCTTTGGCGGCATCCTCTATATGCTAGCACATTCCGACGCCTATAGGCTCGGGGTGGTCAGGCTTGAGGCCAATTCCGAAGCGGTGAACCTTCTCGGGCCGCCCATACGAACGGGCATTCCTATGGGCTCGATTTCGATCTTGGGCGCGTCGGGTTCCGCGCGCCTCAGCTTTTCCGTGAGCGGGACCAAGGCCGCGGGAAAAGCCTTTCTGGAGGCGGTCAAACAAAACGGCGTTTGGTCGATCAAGGGTTTCAAACTCAAAATCGATGGCCGCGACGAGGTGATCGATCTCATGAACGAAACGCGCGCTGAAATCGAGGATTCACAAAGACCGATTGCTGCGAGCATGGGGCTCTTCGCAAATGCCCTTCACGCCTCGCCCTTTGCCAGCAGCGCAAAATAA
- a CDS encoding ATP-binding protein, whose amino-acid sequence MIARIGDFLKIANGLAAPDREKLLAWFEADHPHLDMKAETVPAQTSTSAQNNKVVEALQSYVGPAIGVTGTDASGRQRIGFRFEDGTSITMAAPPGDGEHRPPPDRGPPPPDRGLPGEFGRGAMPPPPSPMIPVVFGTLLFFAISFTIFILWAGRGLTRPLRRFAEAVDEFSVKGTMALVEESGPSELRGAARALNRMSERVKTMIEQRTQMLAAVSHDLRTPVTRLRLRAEFIEPSDVRDPILRDIEQMDAMVHSALSFIRDGKEVQRNALLDLSALLQTICNEFADMGYKVHFDAAEPISIKGNVDELYRAVTNLVSNAVKFGTEVEVRLRCASLDWIEIDVIDDGPGIPEADKAAMLAPFTRGDESRKADALQGFGLGLPIVQAIVTAHRGQLHLLDRKPHGLIARITLPRA is encoded by the coding sequence ATGATCGCTCGCATCGGCGATTTTCTAAAAATTGCAAATGGGCTTGCCGCGCCGGACCGCGAAAAACTTCTGGCCTGGTTCGAAGCGGATCATCCGCATCTCGACATGAAAGCGGAAACCGTCCCCGCGCAGACCTCGACGTCTGCCCAAAACAACAAGGTGGTCGAGGCGCTCCAAAGTTACGTCGGGCCGGCCATAGGCGTTACCGGCACCGATGCCTCTGGCCGCCAACGCATCGGTTTTCGATTCGAGGACGGTACCTCCATCACGATGGCGGCCCCGCCTGGCGATGGGGAGCATCGGCCGCCGCCGGATCGGGGGCCTCCGCCGCCGGATCGTGGACTTCCCGGCGAATTCGGACGCGGAGCTATGCCGCCGCCACCGTCGCCGATGATTCCCGTCGTCTTCGGGACATTGCTTTTCTTTGCCATCAGTTTCACGATTTTCATTTTATGGGCGGGACGTGGCCTGACCCGTCCATTGCGCAGATTCGCGGAAGCCGTCGACGAGTTTTCGGTCAAGGGGACCATGGCCTTGGTGGAAGAGAGCGGGCCGAGCGAACTTCGCGGCGCCGCGCGCGCTCTGAATCGTATGAGCGAACGCGTCAAGACGATGATCGAGCAAAGAACGCAGATGCTCGCCGCGGTCAGCCATGATTTGCGAACGCCTGTGACGCGCTTGCGGCTGCGGGCCGAATTCATTGAACCGAGTGACGTCCGCGATCCGATATTGCGGGATATCGAACAAATGGACGCAATGGTTCATAGCGCTTTGTCGTTTATTCGAGATGGCAAGGAGGTGCAAAGAAATGCGCTTCTTGATCTCAGCGCCTTGCTGCAAACGATATGCAATGAGTTCGCGGATATGGGCTACAAAGTCCATTTCGATGCGGCTGAGCCAATCTCAATCAAGGGCAATGTGGACGAGCTCTACCGCGCCGTTACGAATCTCGTCAGCAATGCCGTGAAATTCGGAACAGAGGTGGAAGTTCGTCTGCGCTGCGCTTCGCTGGATTGGATAGAGATCGATGTCATCGACGATGGTCCGGGTATTCCCGAAGCCGATAAGGCTGCGATGCTTGCGCCTTTCACGCGTGGCGACGAGTCGCGAAAAGCAGATGCCTTACAAGGTTTCGGCTTGGGCTTGCCCATTGTCCAGGCCATCGTGACGGCGCATCGGGGTCAGTTGCATCTGCTCGATCGCAAACCGCATGGATTGATCGCACGCATTACGCTGCCTCGCGCTTGA
- a CDS encoding response regulator, giving the protein MQDLKTDIGAPHILIVEDDKEICTLIARYLNNQDMRTSIANHGREMDLKLSHDPVDLIVLDLNLPKEDGLSICLRLRSTSNIPIIMLTAKSEEIDRIIGLEMGADDYLPKPFNPRELLARIRAVLRRQTNERDTRPKHLFNFAGWQINRGLRQVLNPRGAKVMLTGAEFDLLAAFCEHPGRVLSRDQLLEITQGRTSGVFERSVDILVSRLRQKIEVNPRDPEMIKTVRSGGYLFTQAVEAE; this is encoded by the coding sequence ATGCAAGACCTCAAAACAGACATTGGCGCGCCGCATATTCTTATCGTCGAGGACGATAAGGAAATCTGCACATTGATCGCACGTTACCTGAACAATCAGGACATGCGGACCTCGATCGCAAATCATGGGCGCGAGATGGATCTGAAGCTCAGCCATGATCCTGTCGATCTGATCGTCCTCGATCTCAATCTGCCTAAGGAAGATGGTCTTTCAATCTGTCTCAGGCTGCGCAGCACATCGAATATTCCGATCATCATGCTGACGGCGAAAAGCGAGGAGATCGATCGGATCATCGGATTGGAAATGGGAGCCGACGATTATCTGCCGAAGCCGTTCAATCCGCGCGAATTGCTGGCCCGTATCCGGGCGGTGCTGCGGCGTCAAACGAATGAGCGCGACACGAGGCCCAAGCATCTGTTCAATTTCGCCGGATGGCAAATCAACCGGGGGCTTCGGCAGGTTCTCAATCCGCGAGGCGCTAAAGTCATGCTGACCGGCGCGGAATTCGATCTCCTGGCTGCGTTCTGCGAACATCCGGGCCGGGTTCTGTCGCGCGATCAATTGCTCGAAATCACCCAGGGCCGAACGTCGGGCGTCTTCGAACGCAGCGTCGATATTCTGGTGAGCCGCTTGCGCCAGAAGATCGAGGTCAATCCGCGCGACCCGGAAATGATCAAGACGGTCCGATCCGGCGGCTATTTGTTTACCCAAGCCGTCGAGGCAGAGTAA
- a CDS encoding protein adenylyltransferase SelO yields the protein MTAHIPFDNSYAKLPDSFHARVLPASVAAPALIKLNHELALQLGLDPEALATQEGIEILAGKRIPDGADPIATAYAGHQFGQFVPQLGDGRAILLGEVVDRNGMRRDIQLKGSGPTPFSRRGDGRAALGPVLREYLISEAMAALGIPTTRALAAVTTGENVIRETMLPGAVFTRVASSHIRVGTFQFFLARRDGEGLRRLADYTIARHYPDAAGAPQPYRALLDAVIARQAALVARWLNVGFIHGVMNTDNMSIAGETIDYGPCAFMDTYDKETVFSSIDHAGRYAYARQPGIAHWNLARLAECLMPLIAEDKDKALEQANEALAAFPLIFKKAHEDGLRRKFGLFEEREGDAELMQALLDRMAVNKADFTLTFRRLCDAAASTEADGAVVRDLFIDPTAFDDWAVHWRERLALESQDAQARRDAMRRVNPAFIPRNHRVEAVIEAAVKTRDFVPFETLLAVLSKPYEDQPDFAHYADPPPPSQGMYQTFCGT from the coding sequence ATGACAGCGCATATTCCCTTCGACAATTCCTATGCGAAGCTGCCGGATTCGTTTCATGCGCGGGTCCTGCCGGCATCCGTTGCCGCGCCTGCCCTCATCAAGCTCAACCATGAGCTCGCCCTGCAGCTCGGGCTCGATCCCGAGGCGCTTGCAACGCAAGAGGGCATCGAGATCCTCGCCGGCAAGCGCATCCCCGATGGCGCCGACCCGATCGCGACCGCTTATGCGGGGCACCAATTCGGCCAGTTCGTCCCGCAATTGGGCGACGGCCGTGCGATCCTGCTCGGCGAAGTCGTGGATCGCAACGGCATGCGCCGCGATATTCAGCTCAAAGGCTCCGGTCCGACGCCCTTTTCGCGGCGCGGCGATGGACGCGCGGCGCTGGGCCCCGTGCTGCGCGAATATCTGATTAGCGAGGCCATGGCCGCGCTCGGCATCCCGACGACGCGCGCGCTCGCCGCGGTGACGACGGGCGAGAACGTCATCCGCGAGACCATGCTGCCGGGGGCAGTCTTCACCCGCGTCGCATCGAGCCACATCCGCGTCGGGACGTTCCAGTTCTTTTTGGCCCGCCGCGACGGCGAAGGCCTGCGCCGCCTCGCCGATTATACGATCGCGCGGCATTATCCGGACGCGGCAGGCGCACCGCAGCCCTATCGTGCTTTGCTCGACGCGGTGATCGCGCGACAGGCGGCGCTCGTCGCGCGCTGGCTCAATGTCGGCTTCATTCACGGGGTCATGAACACCGACAATATGTCGATCGCGGGCGAGACCATCGATTATGGTCCCTGCGCCTTCATGGACACATATGACAAGGAGACCGTGTTCAGCTCGATCGATCACGCCGGGCGCTATGCCTATGCGCGGCAGCCCGGCATCGCGCATTGGAATCTCGCGCGGCTCGCCGAATGTCTGATGCCGCTGATCGCGGAAGATAAGGACAAGGCGCTTGAACAGGCGAACGAAGCGCTTGCCGCCTTTCCTCTGATCTTCAAGAAGGCCCATGAAGACGGCTTGCGGCGGAAATTCGGCCTCTTCGAAGAACGCGAGGGCGACGCCGAACTCATGCAGGCTTTGCTTGATCGCATGGCTGTGAACAAGGCCGATTTCACGCTGACCTTTCGGCGTCTGTGCGATGCCGCCGCGAGCACCGAGGCGGACGGCGCAGTAGTACGGGATCTTTTCATCGATCCGACCGCCTTCGACGATTGGGCCGTGCATTGGCGCGAGCGCCTTGCGCTGGAATCGCAGGATGCGCAGGCACGCCGCGATGCCATGCGCCGCGTGAACCCGGCCTTCATTCCGCGCAATCACCGCGTCGAAGCGGTGATCGAAGCCGCCGTGAAGACACGCGATTTCGTACCTTTTGAAACCTTGCTAGCGGTGCTCTCGAAACCTTACGAAGACCAGCCGGATTTCGCGCATTATGCCGATCCGCCACCGCCGAGCCAGGGCATGTATCAGACGTTTTGCGGCACTTGA
- a CDS encoding VIT1/CCC1 transporter family protein: MSRLHREQHLIARIGWLRAAVLGANDGIISTASLIVGVASAATASNEVLVAGVAGMIAGAMSMAAGEYVSVSSQADTERADLGRERRELSDDIDFEKAELAQIYVDRGVEPKLARQVAEQLMRKDALGAHARDELGITAAITAKPIQAALTSALTFAIGAALPIAAVLIAPHRFLVAAVAGSSLVFLALLGALGAKIGGATILKPTLRVAFWGAFAMAVTAGIGALIGKAV; this comes from the coding sequence GTGAGCCGCCTTCATCGCGAGCAACACCTTATCGCACGTATCGGCTGGCTTCGTGCCGCCGTTCTCGGTGCGAATGACGGGATTATTTCAACCGCGAGCCTGATCGTCGGCGTGGCCTCGGCCGCCACCGCGTCGAACGAGGTTCTGGTTGCCGGGGTTGCAGGCATGATCGCAGGTGCGATGTCCATGGCGGCCGGCGAATATGTCTCGGTCAGTTCGCAGGCGGATACGGAACGTGCGGATCTTGGGCGCGAACGGCGGGAGCTGTCCGATGATATCGATTTCGAAAAGGCGGAATTGGCGCAAATCTACGTCGACCGCGGCGTTGAGCCAAAGCTTGCAAGGCAGGTCGCCGAGCAACTCATGCGGAAGGACGCCTTGGGAGCTCACGCGCGTGACGAACTCGGAATCACGGCTGCGATTACCGCAAAGCCGATTCAAGCCGCGCTGACATCAGCCCTCACTTTCGCGATAGGCGCGGCTCTGCCGATCGCAGCGGTTCTTATCGCGCCGCATCGTTTCCTCGTGGCGGCTGTCGCCGGTTCGTCCCTGGTGTTTCTCGCATTGCTCGGCGCGCTCGGAGCGAAGATCGGCGGCGCGACTATCTTGAAACCGACGCTTCGCGTGGCTTTCTGGGGCGCGTTTGCGATGGCGGTGACCGCGGGTATCGGAGCCCTCATCGGCAAGGCGGTTTAG
- a CDS encoding cytochrome b, protein MHYDSITVRLHWATASLVAVLWIIGQTADLIPDGPINTAYWSVHVVLGFVLIVVLIWRIMWRGTGGSRLPPANAGALQIAADSTHYLLYALLLCAIVLGVANAFVRGYNLFDLVSLPQLGDKAWKKPITRWHELAANVLLGVAFLHAGAALAHHYVMRDGVLRRMLPRKAGSP, encoded by the coding sequence TTGCATTATGATTCGATCACGGTCAGGCTGCATTGGGCCACGGCGTCATTGGTCGCGGTGCTGTGGATCATCGGCCAGACGGCAGATTTGATTCCCGATGGTCCCATCAACACGGCCTATTGGTCGGTTCATGTCGTGCTCGGCTTTGTGCTGATCGTCGTTTTGATCTGGCGGATCATGTGGCGGGGCACCGGCGGCAGCCGCCTCCCGCCTGCAAATGCCGGTGCTCTCCAAATCGCCGCGGATTCGACCCATTATCTGCTCTACGCGTTGTTGCTGTGCGCCATCGTGCTTGGCGTCGCAAACGCTTTCGTACGCGGCTATAATCTCTTCGACCTTGTCAGCCTGCCTCAGCTTGGCGACAAGGCTTGGAAAAAGCCGATTACGCGATGGCATGAACTCGCGGCCAATGTTTTGCTGGGCGTAGCGTTTTTGCATGCGGGCGCTGCCTTGGCGCATCATTATGTCATGCGTGACGGTGTGCTCCGCCGGATGCTGCCGCGCAAGGCGGGTTCTCCATGA
- a CDS encoding transporter substrate-binding domain-containing protein has protein sequence MKATMLFGLMLALSFGGKAIAADDDVLHELAPTGTLRVGVAYAPAPTPLFVVKDAAGEAHGVARDLGAAVGKALDVPVAFFVVATTGEVTNALASGAIDIGVMPADEDRRKRVDFAPPYFVIECTYLVTDNPEIKAIADVDRGGMTVVGIAGSATERAAARSLKVAKIVEAKTVDEAMTMMKAGTAQAFALTHDALPLLQPQVPGSRILDGAFQSFGVGIAVQKDHPAALAYIKAFTERAKADGTIRRAFGDAGLNRLQIAP, from the coding sequence ATGAAAGCCACGATGCTGTTTGGGCTGATGCTTGCGCTGTCTTTCGGCGGCAAAGCAATCGCGGCCGATGATGATGTCCTTCATGAGCTCGCGCCGACCGGCACGCTTCGTGTCGGCGTTGCCTATGCGCCCGCTCCGACGCCACTCTTCGTCGTCAAGGATGCGGCGGGTGAAGCGCATGGCGTCGCGCGCGACCTCGGCGCCGCGGTCGGCAAAGCCCTCGACGTACCGGTCGCGTTCTTCGTTGTGGCGACAACAGGTGAAGTGACGAATGCGCTGGCCTCTGGCGCGATCGACATCGGCGTCATGCCGGCCGATGAGGACCGCCGCAAGCGCGTCGATTTCGCGCCGCCTTATTTCGTGATCGAATGCACCTATCTCGTCACGGACAATCCCGAGATCAAGGCGATCGCCGATGTCGACCGCGGGGGAATGACCGTCGTTGGCATCGCCGGATCGGCGACGGAGCGCGCCGCCGCGCGCAGCCTCAAGGTTGCGAAGATCGTCGAAGCCAAGACTGTCGACGAAGCCATGACAATGATGAAAGCCGGAACCGCACAGGCCTTCGCGCTTACTCATGATGCTCTGCCGCTCCTGCAGCCGCAAGTGCCGGGCTCGCGCATTCTCGACGGCGCGTTCCAGAGCTTCGGCGTCGGCATCGCCGTGCAAAAGGATCATCCGGCGGCGCTCGCCTATATCAAGGCCTTTACTGAGCGCGCCAAGGCCGACGGCACGATCCGGCGCGCCTTCGGCGATGCCGGGCTGAACCGGTTGCAGATCGCGCCTTAA